The sequence ctAACACTACATAGAGTTGTGATTATAGCCATGGTTGCAATCAAACCtaaaaagtaaaaggaaaaatatGCAAATGGTTTTGTCAATGAAATGTTATGCAGGGACCCTTCTTCCCATcgcctaaaataaaaaattaaaaaaaatggaagGGGGTCTATGACTCTATGCAATTTTAATACCACTATCACTATAATGTGTTTTTCTCAAGGTTTTGAAAACTGGACCGATAATCAAACCATTTTAGTTATTGGTTCATTAGTTTATTGGTCCAATCAGTCTAACCATGACTCAACTGGAAAAACCATcccataataaaataataaataaattataaataaacatcctaaatatctttcaaatttaaaaccCTACATAAAATATCACCAACTAAATgtaattaatcatcaaaatatgcCATAACTTGCTGCAAATTTGTTgacaattaacataattataCTTCCATTAAAAATAGCTGGATTGAATTACAATGCACAAGTTAAAGATAGAGAATATTGTCTTAATGTAGCTAAgtcaaaaagtaaaacaaaaaaagaTAGTGTTGCACAATAAACACACAACAGAGCCCGAAACAAACACACAACACGAGGCTGAAACAAAAACACAACAAAGCCTGAAACAAAAAGAATCCAACACGGAGGAGGGGTAGCAAGTCGGCGGAGATCAAGAACAGGGACAGTGCAACCAaacaatgaaaacagaattttGTTTATATAACAaaacaatcaaaacatgaatcatACAATCACTAATTGCAAATTTTTTCTTCATAAGAACAGAACAATgaaaacatgaagcatataataaatcaaaagatcACCAATTGCAAATCTTTAAATAAGAACAGAAGTTAGAGTTAGAacagtgaaaaatgaagaaagattagtagttttcaacccaattttaacaaagctcatcacaatgattaacaacaaaaaaaaagcaaTGAAGGAATAGTGAATCAATAACATGGGCAGTGCAAATTCAAGAAACTTTAGTAAAATTTAACTACAGAAACagagttatcaatttaaaatttatcatcaaatacatTCAGTGAGCAAAACCAATCAACCAAGTACTGACTGGGCAttcggaaaaaaaaaatcaaaagaacatTCAAATCACAGcaaaaacacaacaacaatatgaacatttaaaacaaagcaacccaaaaaaaatctaaaaatcacCATTGCTGAAAACAATGATTTGATCCATGTATGCTCAATGAATTAAGAGCTAAGCTTACAGGAAAGTGAAGAATACCAAAACCAAAGAACCTTCAATCACAGCTTAAATcaagaacagaaaatcacaacaaaaacaaaaaagattaattaaaagtaacagaagaacaacagaacaacaacacaagaacaattagcaaattaacaaATTCACAATATCAGTTAAAATTTACCAGAAGAACACTAATGCATGTGGAACATCATGCTAATATGTTTTCTGCAAAGATGCTATTTGTGCagctaaaatttcctaattactaagatccaattattctaatttcacatgcaatcaacttactaagtttctaaaagctagaaattataaaatcaaccagaaatatggttaaagcatttcatcaaacatgttgagtgcggtaaaattaaaacaaaataagagaattcaaagcttaatatcaatgtgatagagaagagaacataactATTGTAACTTTAATTCAGTCTATGAAATAATCCAAATCACTACCAAATCAATAgttacttattgtaatagaaatcAGAATTTGCAGAGTGTGaagcagagtattggtgttgtgtgagtgtattgtctggtggcgggtttagggaactcacggctgcgacaaaagagagcagttcgacggctaggtggagcgcgcgggttggtcgcagtgtttgaagcagagcaacgtggcttccagacgaacACGAATGCGAACTCGAACGGTGAACGGCGAGTGAACGCGAACAGTGAACGCCGAGCGAACGTGAACGGCGAAGAACGCGAACGAAGACGACAGCTGAGCGAAGGCGCGAACGTGAACGGCAAACAAACGGCAACGGAAGCGcggctgagcagacaaagacgacggacgccgagctcgaggaagcagCCGCGATCGGTGACAGCGAACAGGGGTTGAGGACTTGGATCACGAGGGAAGCTAGATAGACGGACGGATAGCGATCTTTGAGTGCGACGGACGCGGCAGTATGCCACTCCTTACGGCGGTGGTGTAGGCTTACAGTGCTAGAGTTTGTTCGCTGGGGTTGTGTGATTTGATATCTTTCTGAATGAAAGAAAGGAAGGgggaaagggagaaagaaacggAGGAGTTTCCGTTTTTGTGTAAACCGGGCGGGTTCCGGTTCAGCGGTTTTTCACCGGTTTTTTAAACGATGGTTTTACATGTCTAATCGGACCGCTAATATTTCCGATTCGCGGTTGAATCGATTCGATTGGTCAGTTCGGTCTGGTTTTTAGAACATtggtttttctttttcctatGCATGTGCTAATATTCTTGTGGTTACAATTTTTTGTTCCTATGACAATGCTCTAGGAACTAGGAGAGAAGAGTGCCTGGGAAATcctatgaaaaaaataaaaaaagaaaaaatgaattttggTTAAATAATCAAGTGCCTAATAATCTATAATATATGTCTTGCAATGAGATGAGCATAACGGGATCCGAACTCAACATcagaaatattaaaatatattgtgtaatttaaaaaatattcgcTACTTTCTTTAAAATATAATAGTAAtcatctaattttttaaattaaaaaatattcatcacTACGTACTTTCTTTAAAATATAACAGTAAtactctaattttttaaaattaatatatttttctataGCTTATTAAGAATCTTTCTCCTAGCCTCCAATTTCTTTAAATTTCTCTTTAAACTAAATTTGTCAATATCAACCGTACCTAAAATGTGAAAATATTATTGGATAAAATGAAAACACAATTaaatattaagaaaaatatttaaaaaataataaaaaatggtaAAAATTCACGTGTTCATgtaaagttaataattaaaaattattagataacaatctatttttgaataaattatatgaataaatagATTGAAAATTAATATTAAGTAGATATCTTAAATTGAATTGTGTTATATAATTGTCTCATTTGTAACTcaatataaatcaaatttaaatcaaGTTTCAATTTAATTAtcttatttattttagaaaatttgaattaaattattttattttatctttaatttgttagaattttatttaaacacttttatcttattttttagttattttatcgTATTTTTGTTAGAGGTCAGACGCTTCCCATTGTCCATGTGGTTGATGAAATAGGGGTTCCCGGTGAAAAAGAGGAGAGAAGGTGAGAACTCTCAGTTGAAGGCGTCTTTGCTTGTTTCATACAGAAAAGGACTCTTCTTTCTTTAAGGAACGGAACCCTCTTGAATCAATTGACTAGCCGAGATAGATGAGTTTCATAAAACACCAATACTAAAGGAATTTTGTCAGTGAGTCTCTCTCAATTTTCATCCTGTCATCTAAGTTGTTAAGGACAGATTCTTTTAAAGGTATAGTAGTAATACCTTTCCATGGAATTCCCCTCTTCTTCTTTGCAAATCACTCCCATTGAAGAAGAGTTTGATTTCGGTGATTGCTTCTCCATTATCTTCAATTGCACCAAAAAATTGATCCAAATTATTGAAAGCTCAAACCCAGCTCCTGAGGTTCAGTCTTCTTCTACTACAACTACAGCCACGGAAGCAATCTTAGTTCCTTCAGAGATCCTATGGAGTGGTACTCCACTCACAGAGCTCAGCAGAGAAGACACAATCTTGTTACATGAAATCTGTTCTTCACTAAGTGTGTCCCCTCAGCTATTAGACCGAATTTTACCTGACATAGTCGAAACTGCAAGAAGGTGTGACTCCAACACGCGGGAGATTGTTGTGAACCTCCACGTTACCTCGTACAATGTTGTTCAAGATTCTGATGAGCAAGATGATGATGCTGAATGCGCGATTTGCTTGGAGAAGTTTGACGATGGTAATGAAGATTCAAGCGTAGAAATTGTTCGTACAAATTGCTGGCATGTTTTTCATGATCGCTGCTTGCTCTGCTGGCTCCGACGCTGTGCCAACTGTCAATCGCCATATTCTTGCCCATTGTGCCGCAGCATCATATTTCCAACTTCAGAGATAGATGATGAATAGGTTCATCTTCACCATGCTATATTCCACTTAATTACCAGGCTTACCACTACAACTTCAAGgaacctttctttttttttgtttttttgtgttCCGTAGGGTtctttaatttggtttaattatGTCGCATTATTATcctaattgttaaaaaaaaatgtgaataaatagtaattttaaaaatattattctaATAGTTGTTTTGTTAAATCAGTCGGTATAAATTAACTTTATACAAACAACTAATAAGAATTGGTTAATTTGTCATGTTATTCTAAATTCTATTAAACTTGAGTATTTTTAAAGATATTATCAATCGTCTTAGTGTCtttttgcacttttttttttccttttctaacATAACAATCTTTAATCAAACCAAGAATGTTAACTCAATTGGTCTTAATAATGGGAACAAGAAGAATAAACTAACAAAAGATTTGTACATTAAAAGAAGGAGGTCACTCAGATAAAGacgcctaaaacgtctttttttaaagaagtttccatgttgtgttttaattggtttctgtataatttattcggtgttcctcatcacatattattaaatttctcaaaagattttctttccagaaacaataaaaaacatttaatttggactaaaacaaaaaaggtaataaattaactattagattttttttaaagattatttacataaaaaaaatatatccattcatcaaataattaattaggacattggttaagataattaaagtcactatttcattaaacttttaatttaaagaaaaatcctagttaattttggtatagaaatttcgaatttgaaaacattgataaaaattatgttgaattttgatttatttgattctcatttaaattaatcactacataagttaaaattctattttgaagttatattcgaactttaatctgatttttaaagtttcaatttacttagtttgattttttaacttaagtatccgtgactcatattagggttttaagtgtttagttgaaaaaaaataaggtaaaaaaatttcaattgtcaCATCAAACAGTTGCTAGAATGTATAATGTAACAGTCGTTAGTCCATCTCAGCATGTTATTAACGATTTTGTGAGACAGTGACAAAAATAAGATTAGGAACCAAtgtgagtcataactattaagttgggagactaaattgagtaaatcaaaatttttgaaattagattaaAACATAGTTGTTTGAACCGAACCAGTGATCGAACCGATCAaactactggttcactggtttattggttcaaccgataaattactggttgaaccgataaaactggtctcacgtaaatataaaatataaaatatttaaaaacttaaaattaaaatttgaaatacatatcttcactaacattttatgaagaatcaagtctcaacttctaaaaataactaatataaaaaaattataaaattttaatactacaatagtatcttattttgacacaataaaaaaataattaattcacaaagcctattatctaactataatatcagtagattttaacactaacatcaaaacaaataaccttaatcacaatactagtaataaaatagatcaagtaaattaataaatttttagtgaaatttatatttatattaataatggtatataattaaaatataattatttttaaaaataaaaaaaacaaaaattaaattaaattagatatttatgtatactatataattagtatttgtcaaatATAATACTTAGAAGTGCAATGGCTAAGTGGCAAGTAGAGGTTGCTTTTACTCTAAGGTTCTTGATTCGGACCTTGTGgagacattttaaaaattttttcaagcaAACCAGTTTGGTTAGACTGGTTTGTACCGGTTCTTACCGGTTCATACCGGTTTTATTCCTTAAACGGTCTAAAGAGTAAACCGAACCGAACTAGGATTCGGTTCTAGTCCGGTTCACTAGTTTTTCGGTCGAACCAGCCGATCCAGTTTGGTTTTTACAACTATGGATTCAAATACGAACATAATTTCAGAGACCAATAAGTATTATCTCTTTGTTGACAATTAAGTTGTTTTAATGGTAATTAAGATCTAATAATGGTTTATAATAAAAGAAGCATTCTTTTGcaacaatgaacctatagtaGTAGTTAGGGGTGTTCATAGATTAGATCATATCCATATAAATCCACAGTATTGAGGATATGATCTGATATGTAAGATGATCGGATTGGATCGAATCGGATCCACACTCTAATCAGATAGAAGTAAATATGTTaacaaaagtaaacaaaaaaattattgaccttttttataaaaataaaatttttaaatattttttattttattattatatttgatATCTGATCCAAACATAAAAAGTGCGAATATCGAATTGATCTAATGAGTTTAGTGCGGATTAGATCGAAATTTCAGCCATATCCCATCTGTAAACACCCCTagcaataataattaaaaaattataatgattatatttttaactaAGAGGAAGTGCAAAAAAAAAANNNNNNNNNNNNNNNNNNNNNNNNNNNNNNNNNNNNNNNNNNNNNNNNNNNNNNNNNNNNNNNNNNNNNNNNNNNNNNNNNNNNNNNNNNNNNNNNNNNNNNNNNNNNNNNNNNNNNNNNNNNNNNNNNNNNNNNNNNNNNNNNNNNNNNNNNNNNNNNNNNNNNNNNNNNNNNNNNNNNNNNNNNNNNNNNNNNNNNNNNNNNNNNNNNNNNNNNNNNNNNNNNNNNNNNNNNNNNNNNNNNNNNNNNNNNNNNNNNNNNNNNNNNNNNNNNNNNNNNNNNNNNNNNNNNNNNNNNNNNNNNNNNNNNNNNNNNNNNNNNNNNNNNNNNNNNNNNNNNNNNNNNNNNNNNNNNNNNNNNNNNNNNNNNNNNNNNNNNNNNNNNNNNNNNNNNNNNNNNNNNNNNNNNNNNNNNNNNNNNNNNNNNNNNNNNNNNNNTTCTaaattaaatgttttttattatttttggaaagaaaatcttttgagaaatttaataatatgtgatgaagaacaccgaataaattatacagaaaccaattaaaacacaacatggaaacatctttaaaaaaagacgttttaagcgtctttatctgagtggcctccaAGAAGGAGGTCACtcagaaaccaattaaaacacaacatggaaacatctttaaaaaaagacgttttaagcgtctttatctgagtggcctccaAGAAAGAAATAACATCCAAAATCTATATTGTTTCTCCAGATTTATTGCAACTCAAAATCGTTAACCtgggcatatatatatataaagatataaATTATTCTTATACGTTAAAAGCTAACTAAGCTTTAATATAGTTTCTACGCATGTTGATATTGTTTATATGCAAGTATCACTACTTCACCAGTGCAcacaaataattatattatatcatTATTGTTGTGCAttacaaattcattttcatgCAAAAATTCTGTGTtgtatcaaaaataaaataaaataaaatgtgttATGTCATTGTCACCAGCACTCTCATATACAATCCTTAAAAGTACATCAATAGTTTTTACAAGGTGGTGTCTaaatcaatccaaaatatttGAAACCAGAAGGAATGATCCTAAAAACATTCATGCCTTCTGATGAAAGCAACACTGTTAGATCATTATACAGTATACAACCCTTAACCCTAAATTCGCCAAATCGATGAAATAACATTCATTCTTTTCCGGCTAACGTTGACTCAAGCTTTTTCTTTGGAAGCCGATGGTAGCAGATGATTTAACGTCGTGGCTGGTATCACGGCGCTTGGATTCGGTTCCCTTATACGCAAAGAACTTGGTCTTCTAGCGCCGTAACTCTTATCAG is a genomic window of Arachis ipaensis cultivar K30076 chromosome B06, Araip1.1, whole genome shotgun sequence containing:
- the LOC107647706 gene encoding uncharacterized protein LOC107647706, which produces MEFPSSSLQITPIEEEFDFGDCFSIIFNCTKKLIQIIESSNPAPEVQSSSTTTTATEAILVPSEILWSGTPLTELSREDTILLHEICSSLSVSPQLLDRILPDIVETARRCDSNTREIVVNLHVTSYNVVQDSDEQDDDAECAICLEKFDDGNEDSSVEIVRTNCWHVFHDRCLLCWLRRCANCQSPYSCPLCRSIIFPTSEIDDE